A single genomic interval of Juglans regia cultivar Chandler chromosome 1, Walnut 2.0, whole genome shotgun sequence harbors:
- the LOC108989208 gene encoding galactolipase DONGLE, chloroplastic-like, with product MAASTAFMSNPYMNTNHVTFSENVRPRSHSFGQVFLPKKAETLSARHSVVASLVASSAVASRALKTSSSLAYLWREIQGSNDWEDLVDPLHPLLQQEIVRYGEFVAACYKAFDLNPNSKRYLNCKYGKKNMFREVGMGSCGYHVTKYIYATPDINIPIQSGDSCGRWIGYVAVSGDDSVRRLGRRDILITFRGTVTNQEWITNLMSSLTPARLDPNNLRPDVKVEAGFLSLYTSDESSSKFGLESCREQLLSEVSRLLTKYKGEKISITLAGHSMGSSLAVLLAYDIAELGLNDKENSSRHKIPITVFSFGGPRVGNAGFKQRCEELGVKVLRVVNVNDPITKMPGVLFNENFRVLAGKYELPWSCSCYAHVGVELALDFYDMQNLSCVHDLETYISLLKCPKRQQMQRESADILNRARELLITSAQNLNIFPWRNTESNNSSTVNLVQS from the coding sequence ATGGCGGCTTCCACGGCTTTCATGTCAAACCCATATATGAACACAAACCATGTTACATTTTCAGAGAATGTTAGACCCCGGTCGCATTCTTTTGGGCAGGTTTTCTTGCCCAAGAAAGCTGAAACCTTGTCAGCCAGACACTCAGTTGTCGCTTCTCTTGTAGCATCGTCTGCTGTCGCAAGCAGGGCACTCAAAACGAGCTCGAGTTTGGCCTATCTTTGGAGAGAGATTCAAGGTTCCAACGACTGGGAAGATCTTGTCGACCCATTGCACCCTCTGCTCCAGCAAGAGATCGTCCGGTACGGCGAGTTTGTCGCCGCGTGTTACAAGGCTTTCGACCTCAACCCAAACTCCAAACGCTACTTGAATTGCAAATACGGGAAGAAGAACATGTTCCGGGAAGTCGGGATGGGGAGTTGCGGGTACCATGTCACCAAGTACATCTACGCCACTCCGGACATCAATATTCCGATCCAAAGTGGTGATTCTTGCGGACGTTGGATTGGATACGTTGCGGTCTCCGGCGACGACTCCGTCCGTAGGCTCGGGAGGAGAGATATACTCATTACTTTCCGGGGAACAGTCACTAACCAAGAGTGGATTACAAATCTAATGAGCTCGCTGACACCGGCACGCCTCGACCCCAACAATCTGCGGCCTGATGTCAAGGTAGAGGCTGGATTTCTGAGCTTGTACACTTCGGACGAGAGCTCCAGCAAATTTGGGTTGGAAAGTTGCCGCGAACAGCTTCTTTCCGAGGTATCCCGGCTGCTTACCAAGTACAAAGGTGAGAAAATTAGCATAACTTTGGCAGGCCATAGCATGGGGAGCTCTCTGGCTGTTCTTCTTGCTTACGACATAGCCGAGCTCGGACTGAACGACAAAGAGAATTCAAGCCGACACAAGATACCAATCACAGTATTCTCATTTGGAGGTCCGAGAGTCGGGAACGCCGGATTCAAGCAACGTTGTGAGGAATTGGGTGTCAAAGTCTTGAGAGTAGTGAACGTAAATGATCCAATCACAAAGATGCCTGGGGTTTTATTTAACGAGAATTTCAGGGTTTTGGCCGGAAAATATGAGTTGCCATGGAGCTGCTCGTGTTATGCTCACGTGGGTGTGGAACTTGCCCTCGACTTCTACGACATGCAGAACCTTTCATGTGTTCATGATTTGGAAACATATATCAGCTTACTTAAATGTCCCAAACGACAGCAAATGCAAAGAGAGAGCGCAGATATACTCAACAGAGCAAGAGAGTTGCTAATCACGAGTGCCCAGAATTTGAACATCTTTCCGTGGAGAAATACTGAGAGCAATAATAGCAGTACAGTAAACTTAGTTCAGTCgtga